The DNA window TACAAACTGAAGCAACGCTATATTTTAAATATGATTTTCATACCTACAGTACAAAGCAGTGCATCGATAGTCAAATTTGACAGAGACGTGAAGACAAAAATAAGAGTACAAGACATTGGAACTGACGACATTGGCATGTAAATTTACAATGCAGTGTTTCAATTTTTTTGGGGTTTTTTGAGACAtgaaaataaacatatatatatataccaatcTATCTAGACcgatgaaagaaaacttctcccaTGACAACAAAATAGACTAAACTCTTCTAGACTAACTTTTTTTAACCAATTTCTGCTAAATTTTCTTATACCGATACACAACACATCAACAGACTGGAAGTAGATACGAATAATAGCATTAAGGTGTAAAACAGATGAACCATGTGCAAGGACGAAGCTAGTCAGTCGTCCTCGTCGGGCCTGCTTGCTAGGCAGAGCTCATGTAGCTCGTTCAGTATCCATTCCTCCCCTGTGTGGCCTCCGAGAACCAGGACCCTGGTGCCGCCAACCACGCAGGTGCTGTGCCCCCAGGCGAACTTGGGTGGCTGGCCGGGTACGTTCAGGATCCTCCATGTTGGCTTCTCCTCTGCGGGATCGATCAAGAACAGCTGCGCTGGGGAGTGGAGTCCCGCAATCGAGCCCCCAAATATGATGATCCGTCCACAGGGCAGGCTCACTGCGACGTGATCGAGCCTTGGTGGCGGGCCGGCATTTGGGAATCCAGTCGTCGCCAACTGTCTCCACTGCGGACTATCTTCGCTAACATCCATTGAGTAGGCATCGCTGGAGCGCAGTCGGAGCGAGCCGCTCTTTGCCAGTCCAGCAAACATGAACAGTTTAGTTGTACCATAGACGGACATGGTGTGGCCGAGGCGGGATGGAGGTGACCAGGATGTAGGAATCTCCCTCCATGCAGGTTTCTCCTTTGTGAGGTCAAGGAGGAAGGTGTCGCTGAGAAGAACACCAGACTCGGTGCAGCCACCTGATACGACGAGCTTCGAACCATCCAGGGTGCATGAGCTGTGCCAAGACCGTGGCAGTGGAGGACCCTCGCTTGCAACCTCCCTCCATGTTGGCTGCTGAGCATCAAGGTCAAGGACAAAGACATCGTTGAGCAAACCTTGCTGTCCGCAGCCTCCAAATACTACCAGCCATGACCCATTCAGCCATGATAGAGTGTGCCCCCACCGGCCAGGTGGAGAGGCAGAAACCTTGACGCGGCGCCATTCTGGCCTTGCAGCCTCCAAGTTAAGCACAAATGTATCATCCATAGGCTGCATGTTGACACCCTCCCCTCCAAAAAGGACAAGACGGTTACCAACAGCGCAGGCACTGAAGTTGCATCGGGAAGGCTCAACGCGCCCTCCAACTGTGAACTTCCTCCATGAGGCTGCCTCAAGAGTTGTTAACTCTCTTGCAAGACGACCCCATCCTACCATCTTGGTGCTCATCTCAAGCCTGACAGTGACATCCCTTCCCCATGCGTTCTGGCAGACCATCTTCCTCAGGTAATCATTCTTGGTTAGTTCATGCATTCTGGTACAGACTGATCCAATGGATGCAACATCTCTTGGTGACAGGCGAGATAGAATGTTGTGTGCAAGAACTTCGTCTGACAATTGAAGTATACCACAGTGGTCTGAACTCTGGATTTTTGGAGCATGCTCATGGGAAGCTGAGTTCAGATCTTGAATGCTGAGCCTGTTGTTGGACTGTTGCTTATACACCGGATATGATACACTGCTGAGATCGATGTTTGCCTCAGAGAATAGCTGGATTCCAATAACATGTGTCACATAGCCATCATCCCCATGCATAGGAATGAGCCTTAATCTGTTGTAAAGTGGAGCACCATCCTTCCGGAAATTCAGCAGCTCGCCTTGGAATTCAATCCCCTCATTGAGGCATCGCCGAATCTCTGAAACAACCATGGGATCAACAAGGGGATGTCGCCTTTGGGCACGTGGATCCCGAAATTGTAGGAATCGGCTGAAAGACAAGTTTGAGTGAACACAGTTCGTGAGATGCTTCAATAGGCCCTCTGTCAAGTTTGTCAGTGTTAACAATTTTAAAGTTGTACAAGCAAGAAAGCAAGCAGAaaataactactactactacctctatcccaaattataagacgttatGGCTTTTCTAGACACacacttttgctatgcacttagatatacactgtctaaatacatagtaaaagaaATGTATCTAAAAAGCCAAAACTCCTTATAATTTGGAGTGGAGGGAGTACAAGATGTTATAACATAAAATCATTTGGATCGACTAGCCTGACAAAAGATAAATGACTTCTCTCTGCTTCCATGTGGATGTTCATTGTCTTATGTCAACATTAGCAGGAAACAAGTTCCAAAATTGGCCGTTACCATGCTGCTTTCGCACAacatttgaatttctaaaaatttCAGTACTGAACTTCTTAAGTAGATCTGATGCTAAATGCCTAGACAACTTCATACTGGATCCAATGATTTCTATTCAACATTATCATATGAAGTAAATTGGAATTCCCAATGATTTCCCAATCTTTCACTAACATCCAATTTCAGATAACCGAATTTTACAACCAGGCTTCAAATCAACCACCTGCTCAGGTGCTCACCCAGTTTGGCATGGCCTACAAATCTTTTTTGTAGACCCAGATATGCTAGGTATTATTCTTGAATAATTCGTCTTTCTATGTGGAAGTGGCCAACTTAGAAGTGCAACCTAACTACTTAAGTATCAAACAAAATATCTTTACAAGTGCAACCTAAGTATCAAGCAAAATATCTCATAGGTAACCATCAAAATGCTCTTTAATCCCCAGCAACGAGCGGCGACTCTGTGGTTCCAGCTGCCGCTCGCAAGAGAGGCGCCAAGCAAGCAAGCGGCATTCCCCAGCATCACGAATTGCCAATCCCCAAGCAGAGGAAAAACAGAGCGGAGAAGGCcgggagcagagcagagcactgACCAGTTGCGGCCGAGCACCTCGTGCGCGCGGTACCCCGTGGCGGCCTCGAAGGCGGCGTTGACGTAGATGACGGGGAAGTCGACCTCTACGGCGTCCGCCACGACGATCGCCGCCGCCCTGGGCTCCCCGAGCCCCGCCGCCGGCGGCGCGCCCCACGGCCACCCCCGCTcgtcctccgcctccgcgtccacctccatcgcctcctcgtcctcctccaccacctccacctcgtcctcctcccacAGCCTCATCCGCTTCACAGCCACGACGCCGCGACCCCCCTCGTCGTCAAACATGCGAGGCCGGTCGCCCCCCTTTCTCTCTCCTCGGCGTGCGCCCGTGGTTTGCGTTTGGTGCGGGGGGAGGGAAGTGGGAGATTCTGCCAGGGCGGGGAGATATTTCTGCGCCTGGATTTTATAGGCGCGGCACGACCCGCAGAAAAGGGGCGTGGTTGCGGGTTATTTACGGGATCTGCCACGCGAGGCTGGCGGAAAATATCTCCCGCGGAGGCGGTAGTAGGGTGGGCCCGTGCCAGGTGGGGCGGTGGACCAGGGGCGGGATCCCCAACCCCAATCCAACGGTGCACCGTGGGTTTCCTTCGCTTCgcagggaagaagaaggagaagaagctgGGGGAGTGGGGCCCGCAGCCGCAGAGTACCACGGCCGGTGGCTGCGCCACCCAACAGTACTCCTTTTGAAAATTGGAATAATATGGGGTATTGCCTTTTATGTCTACCTGTAAGAAATTGCTTTTCCTTAACTTTTCTGTCCAATAGCTTTGCATTTCCTCTGTCTTTATGGACACTGTCGCGTGCAGAACATTGCTCTTCCACGTGTAAAAACCACCTGCTCTCTCAGTCTCTGCTGTCCAGATTATAGGACTTGTACAAACATTAAGATTTTAATATTACTAGAAAAAAAACCCATACGTTACCACGGATAGTTATTTTCATTTTTAATAAGATGTTAACATCTTTCTCACAGTTTTTCTATCTTTGCGTCCGTCGACAACAATATGTATCATTGCACCTACAAACACACTATTTAGTCGTTCACCTTCACCAGAGCAGTCGTGTATGGGTAGGTCTCTATTGCGCGCACTAGCAGCTTCATTGATGATGGCTCAATGTTCGTCGTCTTTCTTAGCGTACAACTAATTTGCCTCTTCTTGTGTATCAGTTATTTCTTATTTATATTTAGTTTAACAAGTTTGGAACAGGAGAAAAAAAGCAACGAAATTAGCAAAAAGAAGACATCCgaatagaaaaaaaattggaGAAGAAATAGCATACATAGACAATGGATGGTACCCTGTGCAAGATGGACTCACATACGCTACCCGTGTGCGAGACGAAAAACTCTCTCTTGCTCCTAACAGAAATTGGAACACTCACGTGGAAAAAGCAGAGAAAGAAAAAGatgcaaaaacaaaaataaaaggaCAAAAAATAATAAGATAAGTTTGCCTAATTTCTActtttttccttttctatctGGATTAGAATTAGGATTCCTTCTGAGAATATATTTGGAAAATGATTCCTAGCTATTGAAGTTATTTTAAGAACCTGTGTCAAGCCATTGTCATATAAATCAAGAGATTTGTAATCGTGGATATAGACAACTTCCACATTTATTGAGTTAGTTAGGGGACAATAGACAAAAAAATGgtcagaaattttgcctctttattattaggtaggATTTTATAATCTTTGATCCATAGTTAGTCAACAAATTTTATAACTATTTAATACAAACTTTTTGCGGTTAGATTTGTCATCGACTATACTATCTATTAATCATACAATTGTAATCATAAAAAATACAatataaaataaattaataattacaGTATAACTTAGGAGACCGTGTCATGTCAAATTCTATGTTATGCAGTCCTTAATATGCATGTTCCAGAATGTAACTGCATGGAGGTGCAAAGAGATGGCGTGCCAAACATCCCATCTAAAAAAGCACCCAACAACCAGCTTACATTGAAAAATATCATGTGAATATCAACGTCATCTAAAGAAAATATCTTTCCCGATCAGAAATAGTATCTCGCATCTTACTCAAAAGTCGTTGTTGTGGCGATACGTACTTAAGTTTTGTGTCTAGACATTCTTGTGATTTAGTTATGCACTTATGCGTGTCTTTTTCTTCTGAACCACGGTATAAACACAAACACCCATATATATATAGACCTACTCACTCTATGATATACACTCTACTGAGTATGTTTGAAAAAATTGAGCCAATAAATCTTAAAATTGATGAAATCACTATAGATGTGTCATGTCAATGAACACACATCGTTTATCACTTAAAAATAGCATTGGTCAGGTTTCATTATAAGACATTTATTAACCAGTCGGGTTACGCTTAATTCGCGCGTGGTTACTTCTAAACAAAGACAACATGTAGTTGTCAAGTATTATTCATTAACTTTACCCATTATTTAGTGTACTTTTTGTATTTTAATTGTAAGGATGTCATGCTTTTAGGCAAAGAATTCATCAAGTAGCTCTCAAGTTTTTTAATTATGTTTATCAACCATAGATATATACTGCATGATGCTTACAATGACGAAGTGAGATGCACTTGTCATGCTAGTCCCTTGGGTTTAGAACATATGTCGTTTAGGATATTATTAACTAGAAACATACCCCACGTATTGTTGTGAGAATTACAGAGATAATATAGAATGCCATTAAATTATATGTAACTATTTATATGAAAGGATAAACTATTATAAAATAATATTAGCGGATGGAGTAACACGCTGATATGAACAACCTAATACATGTTAGTAGATGACACGTGTCTCTCTGACGTGTATATCATAATTGCATATGCTAGTAGACTATAACATTACATCTGATAGTGGGTTGCTGAGGTggtggatagcttgcatgttgagataaaaCTTTCTAGTTGGATTTAAATAGGTATATATGGTCTATGGGTTGCCACTGTGACCAATAGTTTTTATATGGATATTGCATTTCAAATAAACACAATTGCATCTAAATATATATTGTCAATGTAGGCGGTTCTTTATTAATTAATGATTAAAGTTTAAAAAAAGTTTGACAGGAAGaaatcctaatatatatatatatattatactaATCAGTTAATGGACTAGGGGTAGATGGATCCTACTAGATTATTATACTAATCAGATAAAATAATCTGAAAGTGATCCAAACAACCTAGATTATAGGCTAGGTTATAGTAATCCAACCATCGGATTATTGTAATCCTATGATCAATCTCAAAATTACTTTCGTAAGATCATAGGTTATTTCTACTCCAACTAACAATAATCCACTTGAACCGTTTGATGTAACAATCAGATGAGCAGTTACCTGGGATAGCTCCGCACATTATTCGAGAGTAACCGATGTGGGAATTTTTGTCTGTTACTCCGTAATATTGCAGTGTCTAGGTGCATTCCCCTGTCAGCCCCCATCCGATCGAACTCCTCCGCTGGCACATAGTACGGAGTAAGAGCAAGCACACGTCTGAGTCTCGCGCGTACAACATTCTAGAACCATCCTACGTCCTTCTATGTTCCTGTTGTTCCTACGCATTCCCGTTTCAACATCGGAGAGCAcatccgttcgcgtgcccttaaatccgtttcttttttcatccggaacagtatttttctctcacaaattcctctaaATTCATCTAGATTCCTCCAAAATTCTCCaaaattcctccaaacgaacgAGGCCATAAAAGTTTGAGGAGCAGGCCTTCCGAACCAATGCCCATCTATGACACCTGCTCGCTTGTGCGGACGAATCAACTCTTTTGTTCTCTGCGATCAACACACCTCTACGTCTACTTCCCACCTGCAGCACTCCGACGAGCGAGTACTTTCTGGTGGCCATTATTCGTAGTACTGCACAGCGAACCACTGCCCGCATCGACTGAGGTTCACAACTTTAAACAGCCCACTATGTGAACTAATGCGAACGACGTTGCAATGCCTCTAGCACTGGTCCCACCTTTGGGTATACCTCTGATTTTGCTGGATTCGTTACGTCTGCTACGTTCAATATGGTGTTCATCAGATGTTTATGTAACCTTTTGTTATTTTCTTTTGAATTAAATCACACCTAAATGTAAAATATCTAAACGCCCCTAGTTCACTCATGCTTTATTTATAATATCAGGTCAATTCATTCACTCCACATATCATGCACATGCTCTCCATCTCTTGTCACAGTCAGcattaaggctggacgaaaaactcgaagctcgttagcttgctcggctcgtggctggctcgactcggctcggctcggctcgttaagataacgagccgagccgagccaagattttagctcgttagctataacgagccaactcgagccagctcgcgagccgctcgcgagctaaacgagcca is part of the Miscanthus floridulus cultivar M001 chromosome 9, ASM1932011v1, whole genome shotgun sequence genome and encodes:
- the LOC136483985 gene encoding adagio-like protein 3, which encodes MFDDEGGRGVVAVKRMRLWEEDEVEVVEEDEEAMEVDAEAEDERGWPWGAPPAAGLGEPRAAAIVVADAVEVDFPVIYVNAAFEAATGYRAHEVLGRNCRFLQFRDPRAQRRHPLVDPMVVSEIRRCLNEGIEFQGELLNFRKDGAPLYNRLRLIPMHGDDGYVTHVIGIQLFSEANIDLSSVSYPVYKQQSNNRLSIQDLNSASHEHAPKIQSSDHCGILQLSDEVLAHNILSRLSPRDVASIGSVCTRMHELTKNDYLRKMVCQNAWGRDVTVRLEMSTKMVGWGRLARELTTLEAASWRKFTVGGRVEPSRCNFSACAVGNRLVLFGGEGVNMQPMDDTFVLNLEAARPEWRRVKVSASPPGRWGHTLSWLNGSWLVVFGGCGQQGLLNDVFVLDLDAQQPTWREVASEGPPLPRSWHSSCTLDGSKLVVSGGCTESGVLLSDTFLLDLTKEKPAWREIPTSWSPPSRLGHTMSVYGTTKLFMFAGLAKSGSLRLRSSDAYSMDVSEDSPQWRQLATTGFPNAGPPPRLDHVAVSLPCGRIIIFGGSIAGLHSPAQLFLIDPAEEKPTWRILNVPGQPPKFAWGHSTCVVGGTRVLVLGGHTGEEWILNELHELCLASRPDEDD